Part of the Kineococcus aurantiacus genome, GCCTGGACTGGCCGGGCCGGATCCTCTACCTCTGGTTGCAGCAGAACTACTTCAGCGGTGTGGCCTTCGTGGTCGGTGCGGCGCTGCTGCTGTTCTACTTCGTCTCCGGCATCGCCTCGGCGGACATCGAGCTCCTGCCGCTCGTCGTCGCGTACGGTCCGTACCTGGTGTGGCGCAACGTCCACAACTGGTTCATGAACCGCCTCAACGTCCGGCCGGGGATCGAGCGCGGGGTCATGCTGCCCGGACGGCTGATCGGCATCTTCGTCCAGCCGGTCTACTTCCTCGCGTTCGTCGGGGTCGTCCGCGGCAAGCGGCTGTCGTTCAAGGTGACGCCGAAGGGCGGCCGGGGTGGAGCCGGGAGTTCCCTCGCCGTGTTCCGGCCGCAGGTGGCGCTGGCCACCGTGATGGCCCTCGGGATCGGGGTCGGGGTGACGCTCGGGAACGTGGCGTGGGCCCTGCTCGGCTGGGCGGTCGTCATCGTCGTGTCCATGCTCGCCGTGCCGTTGATGGAGACCGTCCCGGCCGCGCTGCGTGCGCTCGCCCGGCTGCAGGTGCCTGGGATCACCGTGGCCGTCCCCCGGCCCCGCGTGGTCGACGTGGCCGACGTCCCCGCCCCGCGTCCCGCGGCCGCTCCGGTGGTCATCGACCTGACCGCCGTCGAGGTCGCCGAGGCGCGTCCGTGACACCAGGGGCGAGGGGGGCGACGCTCACCGTGGCGCCCCGCGGCACGGAGGTCCAGGGGTACCTCCCGTCGCCCCCGGACGACGCGGAGAAGCAGTGGTACATGGGCCGGCAGCACCGGTGGCTCCTCGTGGTGCAGGCGCTGTCGTTCACGATGATCGCCTACTCGCTCGTCGCCTTCGCCACCTCCCGGGTGTGGACGTCGATCCTGCTCGTCCCCGTGGTGCTGTACGCGCTGACCCAGGTGGTGTCGCTGAGCTCGTCGCTGCGGGGCAAGCGCACCAGCCGGTCGGACCACGCAGCGAGGGTCGCCGCGTACCGTCCGGACGCCCACCCGTCGGTGGACGTCTTCCTCCCCTCGGCCGGGGAACCGGTCGAGCTCATCGCCAACACCTTCCGCCACGTGGCCGCGCTCCAGTGGCCGGGACGGCTCACGGTGGTGGTCCTGGACGACAGCGACCGGTCCCACGTCGCGGCCCTGGCGCAGGCCCACGGTTTCCGCTATGAGGTGCGACCGGACAGGGGGCACCTCAAGAAGGCCGGGAACCTCGGCCACGGGTACCGGGTGACCGACGGTGACCTGATCGCGGTCTTCGACGCCGACTTCGTCCCGCGTCCGGACTACCTCCACGAGCTGGTGCCGTACTTCGAGGAACCCTCGGTGGGCATCGTGCAGAGCCCGCAGTTCTTCGACACCCACACGTCGCTGGGGTGGTTGCAGCGGTGCGCCGGCGCGACCCAGGAACTCTTCTACCGCTGGATCCAGCCCGCCCGGGACCGCTCGAACGCGGCGATCTGCGTGGGGACGTGTGCCGTCTACCGCAGGGCCGCCCTCGAGCGCTCGGGCGGGTTCGCCCAGATCGGTCACTCCGAGGACGTGCACACCGGTGTCAACCTGCTGCGCGTCGGGTTCCACGTGCGTTACGTGCCGATCCTGGTGAGCAAGGGCGTCTGCCCGGACAGCCTGTCCGGCTTCCTGAACCAGCAGTACCGGTGGTGCACGGGGTCGATGTCCTTGTTGATGGACCGCAGCTTCCACCGCGAACCGCACATCACCTTCCGGCAGCGCCTGTGCTTCTGGTCCGGGTTCCTCTACTACGTCAGCACGGGCGTCAACGCCACGTTCGCCCTCGTGCCGGCCATCGCGATGGTCCTCCTGTTCCCGTCGATGGTCCACCCGGTCAACAGCGTCTGGCTCCTGGGGAGCCTGGTCCTGTGGCTGGTGCTCCTCCCGGTCGTCTTCAGGAGCAGGTGGCGCCTGGAGGTCCTGAGGGTCCAGCTCCTCTACTCCTTCGCCCACGCGGTGGCGATCTTCCACGTCGTCCGCGGCCGCACGCGCGAGTGGGTGCCCACCGGTGCAGCGGGCAGGGGAGCGGCGCCGCTGGCCTCGCAGATCCTCCGTCTTGCCAAGGTGTGGATCACCGTCAGCCAGCTGCTGCTGTGGACGGGGCTGATCCACGGTGCGCTGACCCACGGTCTCGGGGAGTGGTGGGCCGTCCTGACGCTGAACCTCGTCACCGCGTACGTGCAGCTCCCCGTCCTGTGGCAGCGGACGTCGCCCCCGGTCCCGGTGGACCGTGCGCACCTGCCCCGTCCCCGCCGTCCCGAGGCCCGCACCATCGACCTGCGGGCGTCCTGACGACGAGTTCGACGTCGCACCGCGACGCCCTCGAACTCCCGCGCCGCGCCGGTGCTCCGGCGTGGTCCGTCCATCCCAGCCCCACCCCGGTGGGTCCTCGAGAAGGGTGCGTGCGCACCGTGCGACCAACCGACCCGTCGGGCTCCCGGACGTCCCCGGGCACACCGCCTCCCCCCAGGTCCGTGCGACGCGGCGGTGACGAGTGAGCGGCCCCACCGCGGCAGCCGTCACCCGGCCGACGGCTCCCGTGAGCCCCGCCACCTCGCGCAACCCCGTCATCGACCTCCTGCGCAGCCTCGGGCTGCTGCGGGTCGTCGCCTGGCACGCGGTCGCCGCACCGTGGATCACGTGGTTGCTGCCCGCGGTCCCGCTGCTGTTCTTCTGCTCCGGTTACCTCCTGGGAGCGCGGCAGACGCCCGGCGCCTCCGTCCTGCTCGACCGCCTGCGCCGCATCCTCGTCCCGCTGTGGTTCTTCGGGGCGTCGCTCGGGATCGCGGCGGTGCTGTTCGCCACCTGGTCCGACGTCGAGGTGCCGTTCCCCGGCTGGCGCCAGGTGCTGCCCTGGATCCTCCCGCTGGCCGACCCCCTGAGTCCCGGCGTGGACGGCGGGTGGCTGTCGTCCCACCTGTGGTACGTCCGGGCGCACGTGTGGTTCCTCCTGACCAGCCCGCTGCTCCGCCGCCTCGCCGCGCGACCGGCCGTCGGCTGCGCGGTCCTGGCCGCGGCCGCCGTCGGGCTGGAGCTGTTCGAGCACTTCCAGCCCGTCCACCGCTCCGGTCTGACGTCGGGGCTGGGCGACTACTGCTGCTACGGCGTGTTCGTCGTCCTCGGGATCGCCGCGGGCCGGCGAGGTGACTGGCCGACGCCGAACCCGGCGCGCAGGCACTCCCTGCTCCTCGCCGTGTGCGGCGCGGTGCTCATGGGCGGCGCCCTGCTGTGGAGCAGGACGTCCTGGTGGCAGGGGCAGCCGGTCACCGCGTCCTGGATCACGCTCGTGCTGACCGGTGGAGCGTGGCTCGCGCTGCTGACGAGCTGCTCCCCGCTGGTGCTCCGGTGCGCTCGGGCGGCGGCGGTCCGACGGGCCACGACCCTCGTCAGCGGTCGGGCCATGACCATCTACCTCTGGCACCCCGTCGCGATCCTGCTCGTCGGCACCCTCCTGGGGATCAGCACCGGACACCGCTCGGGAGCCCTCCTGCTGGGCGGGACGGTGGTCCTGACCGCCGTCGCCGTCCTCGCCTTCGGGTGGGTCGAGGACGTGGCCGCGGTCCGGTCGGTCCGGGTCGTGCCCCTCCCGGGTCGCCCGCGAGCGGCCGGCGCCGCGGCGTTGCGCGCGGTGGTGGGCGCCAGCGTGCCCCTCGCCGTCGTGTGCGTGCTGCTCACGCAGGTGTTCAGCGCCCGTGCCCTGGCCGCGCTCCCGCCGCCGTCGGGTCGCGTCGTCGTCGGCACCCCCGACGACGACACCTCCGGCCGGCTCGCGCCCCGGTCGGCCCCGCTGGCGGACCTGCCGTCGGGAGACCTCCGAACCG contains:
- a CDS encoding acyltransferase family protein yields the protein MSPATSRNPVIDLLRSLGLLRVVAWHAVAAPWITWLLPAVPLLFFCSGYLLGARQTPGASVLLDRLRRILVPLWFFGASLGIAAVLFATWSDVEVPFPGWRQVLPWILPLADPLSPGVDGGWLSSHLWYVRAHVWFLLTSPLLRRLAARPAVGCAVLAAAAVGLELFEHFQPVHRSGLTSGLGDYCCYGVFVVLGIAAGRRGDWPTPNPARRHSLLLAVCGAVLMGGALLWSRTSWWQGQPVTASWITLVLTGGAWLALLTSCSPLVLRCARAAAVRRATTLVSGRAMTIYLWHPVAILLVGTLLGISTGHRSGALLLGGTVVLTAVAVLAFGWVEDVAAVRSVRVVPLPGRPRAAGAAALRAVVGASVPLAVVCVLLTQVFSARALAALPPPSGRVVVGTPDDDTSGRLAPRSAPLADLPSGDLRTALQEWGAASPMVDRAEVTVRSGQSTWSGTYVRGGQVGPADGARQDWLSVSKTVTAAVVLEQVAAGRLQLDEPVPDVPGIDATRFGARPTVRQLLSHTSGLGGPQDSPAWNALTSYTPQSYLQLSLDQPRVDGYRYSTANYLWLSLAAQEVTGESWPALVDRISARAGTPSLHADKPAVPGWVGQGSGDVTGTASDLTRFYDALLVQRTLLPADLVDRMTTLDAQDGGLGVWAYCPCWTGADGVRHAEGYGHFSAIAQVVAYPEQELTVSVRLELSYEDPNNIAPLASRALVEALAGR
- a CDS encoding glycosyltransferase family 2 protein, which codes for MTPGARGATLTVAPRGTEVQGYLPSPPDDAEKQWYMGRQHRWLLVVQALSFTMIAYSLVAFATSRVWTSILLVPVVLYALTQVVSLSSSLRGKRTSRSDHAARVAAYRPDAHPSVDVFLPSAGEPVELIANTFRHVAALQWPGRLTVVVLDDSDRSHVAALAQAHGFRYEVRPDRGHLKKAGNLGHGYRVTDGDLIAVFDADFVPRPDYLHELVPYFEEPSVGIVQSPQFFDTHTSLGWLQRCAGATQELFYRWIQPARDRSNAAICVGTCAVYRRAALERSGGFAQIGHSEDVHTGVNLLRVGFHVRYVPILVSKGVCPDSLSGFLNQQYRWCTGSMSLLMDRSFHREPHITFRQRLCFWSGFLYYVSTGVNATFALVPAIAMVLLFPSMVHPVNSVWLLGSLVLWLVLLPVVFRSRWRLEVLRVQLLYSFAHAVAIFHVVRGRTREWVPTGAAGRGAAPLASQILRLAKVWITVSQLLLWTGLIHGALTHGLGEWWAVLTLNLVTAYVQLPVLWQRTSPPVPVDRAHLPRPRRPEARTIDLRAS